A section of the Babylonia areolata isolate BAREFJ2019XMU chromosome 1, ASM4173473v1, whole genome shotgun sequence genome encodes:
- the LOC143291667 gene encoding 2-hydroxyacylsphingosine 1-beta-galactosyltransferase-like, whose protein sequence is MWPTAVVLACLLAVTSYVVQTSEAKRVVTIPFPFTSHSKYHTNVARALASRGHDVWVALPVYILEKQYLDTAGFSFFSYDTMPDLEHTLQSIMSDSYFQNKPENIFEFLRISKDIFDVLLRNESFIHTIEEKRPDLIVIDNIASFYAMSVIPYRLGIPFAFMGSVYYAPTCRIPFSTADAPLVILPYSNKMNFFQRLHNTLFFLLLALYNPSIPDDAVSTYAPKMKYLPLIELANKAEIFVVETDHVLDYPRSTLPNVKLIGGTATGPAKALPPEFQSFMDSAKEGVVIVSFGSYVLGLPKHISDKILQVLLQLPMKSVFRSNLTSPDPKKILTAPWIPQNDLLGHPHTKVFVSHCGKNGQYEALYHAVPIVATPLFIDQPYNAERARVKGFAEVLDLNTCTAEQMRSSILTVANEPRYKQAVVKRSRLFRELYGLPMETAAYWLDHVMEYGGDYMRSAGQQMPVYQYVLLDVFLFILAVLALVVVMVYCAIRALCRCFQKKKTKAE, encoded by the coding sequence ATGTGGCCCACAGCTGTCGTCCTGGCGTGCCTGCTGGCCGTGACGTCATACGTGGTTCAGACATCGGAGGCCAAGAGAGTGGTCACCATCCCCTTTCCTTTCACCAGTCACAGCAAATACCACACCAACGTTGCCCGTGCTCTGGCCAGCAGAGGTCACGACGTGTGGGTCGCTCTGCCTGTCTACATCCTGGAGAAACAGTATCTGGATACTGCTGGCTTCAGCTTCTTTTCCTATGACACCATGCCTGATCTGGAACACACGTTACAGTCAATAATGAGTGATAGCTATTttcaaaacaaaccagaaaataTTTTTGAATTTTTGAGAATCAGTAAAGACATCTTTGATGTCCTGTTGAGAAACGAATCCTTCATCCACACAATTGAGGAAAAACGTCCGGACTTGATTGTGATTGACAACATTGCCTCGTTCTACGCCATGAGCGTCATTCCCTACCGACTGGGAATCCCTTTTGCTTTCATGGGGTCTGTCTACTACGCACCCACATGCAGAATACCTTTCTCCACAGCAGACGCACCTCTGGTCATTCTGCCATACAGCAACAAGATGAACTTTTTTCAGCGACTACACAacactctttttttcttgcttcttgCACTTTACAACCCTTCTATACCTGATGATGCTGTGTCGACATATGCACCCAAAATGAAGTATTTACCTTTAATCGAACTCGCGAATAAAGCTGAAATCTTCGTAGTGGAAACAGATCACGTGTTGGACTATCCCAGGTCAACACTGCCCAATGTCAAACTGATTGGTGGCACAGCAACAGGACCAGCCAAAGCCCTGCCACCTGAGTTCCAATCCTTCATGGACAGTGCCAAGGAGGGTGTAGTGATTGTATCCTTTGGCAGCTACGTGCTCGGCCTTCCAAAGCACATCAGTGACAAGATCCTGCAGGTTCTGCTGCAGCTGCCCATGAAGTCAGTCTTCAGGTCTAACCTGACATCTCCCGATCCCAAGAAGATCCTGACAGCGCCGTGGATACCTCAGAATGACCTGCTGGGTCATCCACACACCAAAGTGTTTGTCAGTCACTGTGGGAAGAATGGTCAGTACGAGGCTTTATACCACGCTGTTCCTATCGTGGCCACACCTCTCTTCATTGACCAACCCTACAATGCAGAACGTGCTCGAGTGAAAGGTTTTGCTGAGGTACTGGACCTTAACACATGCACAGCTGAGCAGATGAGGTCCAGCATTCTGACAGTTGCCAACGAACCAAGGTACAAACAGGCTGTTGTTAAACGTTCCCGTCTGTTCAGAGAGTTGTATGGACTTCCCATGGAGACGGCAGCGTACTGGTTGGATCACGTGATGGAATATGGTGGTGACTACATGCGTTCTGCCGGCCAACAGATGCCTGTCTATCAGTATGTGCTGCTGGatgtcttcctcttcatccttgcTGTACTGGCACTGGTTGTCGTGATGGTCTACTGTGCGATACGTGCCCTCTGCAGATGCttccagaagaagaaaacaaaggcaGAGTGA